In Entelurus aequoreus isolate RoL-2023_Sb linkage group LG02, RoL_Eaeq_v1.1, whole genome shotgun sequence, one genomic interval encodes:
- the snrpa1 gene encoding U2 small nuclear ribonucleoprotein A', with the protein MVKLSAELIEQAAQYTNPVRDRELDLRGYKIPVLENLGATLDQFDTVDFSDNEVRKLDGFPLLKRLKTLLMNNNRICRIGENLEQCLPNLRELILTNNSIQELGDLEPLTTVKTLSLLSLLRNPVTNKKHYRLYVINKMPQIRVLDFQKVKLKERQEAEKMFKGKRGAQLAKDIAKQTKTFTPGMASQLEMKRAGPSQADVEAIKNAIANASSLAEVERLKGMLQAGQIPGRDLRPGAAGMEEEEEEAEGDAPPMDAQVGGASVEMEDMEEEPHVNGS; encoded by the exons ATGGTGAAGTTATCCGCGGAGTTAATCGAGCAGGCTGCTCAGTACACCAACCCGGTGAGAGACAGAGAGCTGGATCTACGAG GTTATAAAATCCcagttctggaaaatctgggcgCCACTCTGGACCAGTTTGACACGGTGGACTTCTCAGACAATGAGGTGCGGAAATTGGACGGCTTCCCTCTTCTCAAAAGACTAAAAACGCTGCTAATGAACAACAACAGGATCTG TCGTATAGGAGAGAACTTGGAGCAGTGTCTTCCCAATCTCCGAGAGCTCATCCTGACCAACAACAGCATCCAGGAGCTG GGGGACTTGGAGCCGCTGACCACAGTGAAGACATTGTCTCTCCTCAG cttGTTGAGGAACCCAGTGACAAACAAGAAGCACTACAGGCTCTACGTCATCAACAAAATGCCACAGATCCGAGTGCTCGACTTTCAGAAGGTCAAACTTAAA GAACGCCAGGAGGCGGAGAAAATGTTCAAAGGCAAACGCGGTGCTCAGCTGGCAAAGGATATTGCCAAGCAAACCAAAAC GTTCACGCCGGGCATGGCGTCACAGCTGGAGATGAAGAGGGCGGGGCCGTCGCAAGCTGACGTGGAAGCCATCAAG AACGCCATTGCTAACGCGTCCTCGCTGGCCGAGGTGGAGCGCTTGAAAGGAATGCTGCAGGCGGGTCAGATCCCAGGTCGGGACCTCCGACCAG GTGCTGCTGGcatggaggaggaggaagaggaggcggAAGGTGACGCACCCCCGATGGACGCTCAGGTGGGCGGGGCCTCTGTGGAGATGGAAGACATGGAAGAAGAGCCCCATGTTAACGGCTCGTAA